The Alnus glutinosa chromosome 7, dhAlnGlut1.1, whole genome shotgun sequence genome includes a region encoding these proteins:
- the LOC133873549 gene encoding U-box domain-containing protein 13-like produces MDGEEEAAVLGKLIEVANEISEISDFKCVVRKQCCDLRRRVRLLTPLFEEMGEIKDKVSEETVKALLLLKDGSEKARDLLQFGARGSKLYMVLKGKHIKYKFEELAVHFEQGLGDISYHKFDISDEVKEQVELVHTQFRRAKERIDESDLELYEDLLSVYNQSNAVDTEPRVLHTLCEKLMFMEVEDIKQESLALQGMASSSDEDLEESVKKMSILLKKIENYMQAEYCNTNPCASNSCSLHCSDQGCTDQCSQSPVIPDDFRCPISLDLMKDPVIICTGQTYERKCIKKWIEAGHGTCPKTQQILSSTTLTPNYVLSSLISTWCEVNGVEPPKRSGNSCKGRVVSGGSAESVELDALLSKLSSDNIEDQRTAAGELRLLAKHNGDNRVLIAEAGALPLLVGLLYASDTHTQEHAVTALLNLSICDDNKGCIISSEAVPGILHVLKNGSMEARENAAATFFSLSMVDEYKVTIGTSGAIPALVTLLVEGSQRGKVDAASALFNLCIYQGNKGRTIRTGVVPMLMTLLREPGGEMLDEALAIMAILASHPDGKVAIGALNAMSTFVKLIENGSPRNRENATAVLVHLCGADPRHLSEAKALGVRTLLLDLAENGTERAKRKAAQLLELIGSSEEHHEQAHMQADAQPQAQPSHLPFIASDTD; encoded by the exons ATGGACGGGGAGGAAGAAGCTGCGGTTCTAGGGAAGTTGATCGAGGTGGCGAACGAGATCTCTGAGATCTCGGACTTCAAATGCGTGGTCAGGAAGCAGTGTTGCGATCTCAGAAGGCGAGTGAGGCTCTTGACGCCTCTGTTCGAGGAAATGGGGGAGATTAAGGACAAAGTCTCGGAAGAGACCGTGAAAGCTCTGCTCCTTTTGAAGGATGGTTCCGAGAAGGCCAGGGATTTGCTTCAATTTGGTGCTCGAGGCAGCAAGCTTTACATG GTACTGAAGGGAAAGCATATCAAGTATAAATTTGAGGAACTTGCAGTTCACTTTGAACAAGGTTTAGGTGATATTTCCTACCACAAATTTGACATTTCAGATGAAGTTAAAGAGCAG GTTGAGCTTGTGCATACTCAATTTAGAAGAGCCAAGGAACGGATCGATGAATCTGACTTGGAGCTTTATGAGGATCTATTATCCGTGTACAACCAGAGCAATGCTGTGGATACTGAACCGAGGGTTCTACATACATTATGTGAAAAGCTCATGTTTATGGAAGTTGAAGACATCAAACAAGAATCACTAGCTTTACAGGGGATGGCCAGTTCCAGTGATGAAGATTTAGAGGAAAGTGTAAAGAAGATGTCAATCCTgctgaaaaaaattgaaaattatatgcAGGCAGAATATTGCAACACTAATCCATGTGCAAGTAATAGTTGCTCTCTCCATTGCAGTGACCAGGGATGCACTGACCAGTGTTCCCAATCACCAGTTATACCAGATGATTTTCGCTGCCCAATATCACTTGATTTGATGAAAGATCCTGTCATCATTTGCACTGGGCAG ACTTATGAGCGAAAATGCATTAAGAAATGGATTGAAGCTGGACATGGAACGTGTCCAAAGACACAGCAGATTCTTTCCAGCACTACTCTCACTCCCAACTATGTTTTGTCTAGCCTAATATCCACTTGGTGTGAGGTGAATGGTGTGGAACCCCCTAAACGGTCAGGCAATTCATGCAAAGGTAGGGTTGTGTCTGGTGGTTCTGCTGAAAGTGTGGAGCTTGATGCTCTCCTGAGCAAGCTCTCCTCTGACAATATCGAGGACCAGCGGACAGCTGCCG GCGAGCTCCGTCTTCTTGCCAAGCACAATGGTGATAATCGTGTGTTGATTGCTGAGGCTGGTGCCTTACCCCTCCTTGTTGGCCTCCTCTATGCATCTGACACTCACACCCAAGAGCATGCAGTCACTGCCCTCTTGAACCTATCTATTTGTGACGATAACAAAGGGTGCATCATATCTTCTGAGGCTGTTCCCGGAATCCTTCATGTGCTCAAGAATGGGAGTATGGAGGCACGGGAGAATGCGGCAGCCACGTTTTTCAGCCTCTCTATGGTGGATGAGTACAAAGTGACTATTGGTACATCTGGAGCAATCCCAGCACTAGTAACACTTCTGGTTGAAGGAAGCCAAAGAGGGAAGGTAGATGCAGCATCAGCCCTTTTCAATTTATGCATATATCAAGGGAACAAGGGACGGACAATCAGGACTGGTGTTGTTCCCATGCTGATGACACTACTTAGGGAACCTGGTGGTGAAATGTTAGATGAGGCATTGGCCATTATGGCAATACTAGCTAGTCACCCTGATGGAAAAGTTGCCATTGGAGCTTTGAATGCTATGTCAACTTTTGTGAAGTTAATTGAGAATGGATCTCCGAGGAATAGAGAGAATGCAACTGCAGTGCTGGTCCACCTTTGTGGTGCAGATCCTCGGCATCTGTCAGAGGCCAAGGCACTTGGTGTGAGGACTCTCCTCTTGGATCTGGCAGAAAATGGCACAGAGAGGGCCAAGCGGAAGGCTGCTCAGTTGCTTGAGCTTATAGGTAGCTCTGAAGAGCATCATGAGCAAGCTCATATGCAAGCTGATGCCCAGCCTCAGGCCCAGCCATCACATTTGCCATTCATAGCAAGTGATACAGATTAG
- the LOC133873060 gene encoding H/ACA ribonucleoprotein complex subunit 4-like, giving the protein MSEVELSRSEKKKKKHRSKDETPTPIVSEPLAPLGSEPTQKDSADFMIKPQSFTPSIDTSQWPILLKNYDRLNVRTGHYTPLPSGYSPLKRPLGQYVKYGILNLDKPANPSSHEVVAWIKRILKVEKTGHSGTLDPKVTGNLIVCIDRATRLVKSQQGAGKEYVCIARLHSSVPDVSKVARALETLTGAVFQRPPLISAVKRQLRIRTIYESKLLEYDVDKHLVVFWISCEAGTYVRTLCVHLGLILGVGGHMQELRRVRSGILGEKDNMVTMHDVMDAQWVYDNYRDETYLRRVVMPLEVLLTSYKRLVVKDSAVNAICYGAKLMIPGLLRFENDIEVGEEVVLMTTKGEAIALGIAEMTTAVMATCDHGVVARIKRVVMDRDMYPRKWGLGPRASMKKKLIAEGKLDKHGKPIEKTPQEWGRNLVLPTGGDSVVASLAAATEPALAEKEKKHKNKDNEDGEGRKRKLDESTDSPVPVPSKKAKVAEVQGVEKEESVKVKKAKEDDVEVDVEKKEKKKKKKKDKEDSNVESLGEETAEKEKKKKHKDKVEAGSPAAEKSEKKKKKNKEAEDVGATSPSSIANGADNGDADTSDKKKKKKKKKDKDAEKE; this is encoded by the coding sequence ATGTCCGAGGTGGAGCTCTCTCGCtcggagaagaaaaagaagaagcaccGCTCCAAAGATGAAACCCCCACCCCAATCGTATCGGAGCCACTCGCGCCTCTCGGCTCCGAGCCGACCCAGAAGGACTCTGCGGACTTCATGATCAAGCCCCAGAGCTTCACTCCCTCCATTGACACCTCTCAGTGGCCGATCCTCCTCAAGAACTACGACCGCCTCAACGTGCGAACCGGACACTACACCCCTCTCCCCTCCGGTTACTCCCCTCTCAAGCGCCCTCTCGGGCAGTACGTCAAGTACGGTATTCTCAACCTCGACAAGCCCGCTAACCCATCTTCTCACGAGGTCGTCGCCTGGATCAAACGGATCCTCAAGGTCGAGAAAACCGGTCACAGCGGTACCCTCGACCCGAAAGTCACTGGGAACCTGATTGTGTGCATTGATCGAGCCACAAGGCTCGTGAAATCGCAACAGGGTGCTGGGAAAGAGTATGTCTGTATTGCTAGGTTGCATTCTTCTGTGCCCGATGTGTCGAAGGTGGCTCGGGCGCTGGAAACGCTCACTGGGGCTGTGTTTCAGAGGCCGCCGTTGATTTCGGCGGTGAAGAGGCAGCTTAGGATTAGGACTATATATGAAAGTAAGCTTCTTGAGTATGACGTGGATAAGCATTTGGTTGTTTTCTGGATTTCTTGTGAGGCGGGGACTTATGTGAGGACGCTGTGTGTGCATTTGGGTCTGATTCTTGGGGTTGGAGGGCATATGCAGGAGCTGAGGAGGGTGAGGTCGGGGATTTTGGGTGAGAAAGATAACATGGTTACGATGCACGATGTGATGGATGCGCAATGGGTTTATGATAATTACAGGGATGAGACTTATTTGAGGAGGGTGGTTATGCCTCTCGAAGTGCTTTTGACGAGTTATAAGAGGTTGGTTGTGAAGGATTCGGCTGTGAATGCTATTTGTTATGGTGCTAAGTTGATGATTCCAGGGTTGTTGAGGTTTGAGAATGATATCGAGGTTGGGGAGGAGGTTGTGCTAATGACTACCAAAGGAGAAGCAATTGCGTTGGGAATTGCGGAGATGACGACCGCGGTGATGGCAACTTGTGATCATGGTGTGGTGGCGAGGATTAAGAGGGTGGTGATGGACCGGGATATGTACCCAAGGAAGTGGGGATTGGGGCCGAGGGCGTCGATGAAGAAGAAATTGATAGCGGAGGGGAAGCTGGATAAGCATGGGAAGCCGATTGAGAAGACCCCTCAAGAATGGGGGAGGAATCTGGTTTTACCAACTGGTGGGGATTCTGTGGTGGCAAGCCTTGCGGCTGCTACTGAACCGGCTTTggcagagaaggaaaagaagcaTAAGAATAAGGATAATGAAGATGGGGAGGGGCGGAAGCGAAAGTTGGATGAAAGCACTGATAGTCCTGTTCCCGTTCCTTCGAAGAAAGCTAAAGTTGCTGAAGTCCAAGGAGTTGAGAAGGAAGAGAGCGTGAAGGTTAAAAAGGCCAAGGAAGATGATGTGGAGGTTGATGttgaaaagaaggagaagaagaaaaagaaaaagaaggacaAAGAGGATAGTAATGTGGAGTCATTAGGTGAGGAGACGGctgagaaggagaagaagaagaagcataaaGATAAGGTTGAAGCTGGTTCACCTGCAGCAGAGAAGtctgagaagaagaaaaaaaagaacaaagaggCTGAGGACGTTGGTGCTACATCGCCTTCCAGCATTGCTAATGGTGCAGATAATGGTGATGCTGATACTAgcgacaagaagaagaagaagaagaaaaagaaggataaAGATGCAGAGAAGGAATAG